Below is a genomic region from Myxococcus fulvus.
CCTCGGAGGACGTCACGCTGACGGTGGACGTGCTGCGAGCGTGGATGAAGCGCACGCTCCCGGAGGCGCTGATTCCGTCGGCCTTCGTGCTGTTGCGCGAGCTGCCCCTCACGCCGAACGGGAAGCCGGACTGGAAGGCCCTCCCCGCGCCGGAGTCGAGTCGCCCGGAGCTCAGTGGTGGCTACGTGGCGCCTCGGGAGGGATTGGAGGCAACGCTCGCGCGACTCATCGCGGAGGTGCTGGGCCTGGACCGCGTGGGCGCGGGAGACAACTTCTTCGACCTGGGGGGCAACTCGCTGCTGTTGCAGACGCTCCAGGTGAAGGTGGAGGCGGAGCTGTCGCGCAAGGTGCCGTTGGTGTCCCTGCTCCAGTTCCCCTCCGTGCGCGCGCTGGCCGAGCACCTGTCCCCCACGCAGGAGGCGCCGAAGTCTCCATCGACGGCGGAGAACCGGCGCGAGGGACTCCAGCGGCTCGCTCGGCAACGGCGTCAGCGGCCGGGCTCGGATTAGGGCAGCAGCCGGGCCAGCTTCGCTCCGAGCACCTCGACGTGAGGTGCCTGGAGCATCGTGTAGTGATCGCCAGGAGTGATGTCCACGCGCGTCGCCGCGCCCAGGTCCAACCAACCCAGCTCGGGATGCGGAGGGAAGCCCGGGGGTGGCCGCTGGGCGCGGAAGTACTGCACCTCTCCTCCCTCCCATCGCGGTGGCGTGTAGAGGCTCAGGGCCCGGGAGTTCGCTCGCAGCACGTTGAGCTGCCGACGCGCGTCATCGACGGTGGCGAAGGGCGGCGCGAGGCCTTGGCGCTCCGCCTCTTCCTGGAGCACGCGGAACTGCTCCTCCACGGACAGGTCCTCGGGCCGCTGCGCGGCGGGGTCGAACATCTGCCCCGCGCGGAAGGCGAGCAGCGATATCCGGTCGGCGAGCTCGGTGGAGAAGGAGCCAGGAGGCGGCGTGTCCAGGAGCGCGCACAAGGGCACGGCCTCGCCTTCGGCCGAAAGGCGTCGCGCCATCTCGTAGACGATGGTGCCGCCCAGCGACGCGCCGATGAGTAGATAGGGCCCTCTGGGGCGGACGATCCGGAGCGCGGCGACGTAGTGCCGCGCCATCTGCTCCACGGTGGTGAGGCAGGGCTCGTCGCTCTCGAGGCCCACGGCGGAGAAGCCGTACACGGACCGGTCGGGCGCGAGCTGTCGGGCCAGCTCCCGATAGAAGAGCACCTGTCCGCCCGCCGCGTGCGCGAAGAACAGGGGCGCCTTCGCGGACGTGCCGGTCTGAATCTGGACGACACAGTCAGGGCTCGTCTTCGGTGTCACGCGAGCACCGCTGATGCGCTCGGCGAGCCGAGCCACGGTGGAGGCTTCCAGTACGGCCTTCAAGGGCAGCTTCGCGCCGAGGCGCTCCTGGATGCGGGCGCTCAGGCGCAAGGCGAGCAGCGAGTCCCCACCCAGCGAGAAGAAGTCATCGTGGATGCCGATGTTGTCGAGGTGGAACGTGAGCCGGAAGCATTCCAGCAGCGTGGCCTCCGTGTCGTTGCGGGGAGGCGCGGCGCGTGAACCCTCAGTCCGCGGTGGCGCGGGCCTGGGTTCTTCACGGGGCCCCACGGCCCGAGGAGCGGCCGTGACAGGTTCAATCCAGTACCGCTCGCGGTCGAAGCTGTAGCCGGGGAGGGTGACGCGGCGGCGCTGTTCGTCCGCGCGGAAGCGCTCCCAGTCAATGGAGATGCCCGCGAGCCACGCCTCGCCGAGTGACGCGAGGGGATGCGTCGGCTCCTCGGAGGTGTACGGCAGCGTGGAGACCACGGGCTGGGTGGAGCGGCTCGGGTGTCGTCGCGTGAGCGAGGACAGGGCCGTGCCGGGACCGACCTCGATGAAGGCTCGCTCCTTGCCCGAGAGCAACAGGTGCAGGGCGTCCGAGAAGCGCACCGTCTCGCGCAGATGCCGGCACCAGTAGTCGACGGTGACGGCCTCGCGTTCGGTGAGCCAGTCTCCGGTGAGGCTGGACACGATGGGCAGCTTGGGGGCGCGAGGCTTGATGCGGGACACGACGCGCGCGAAGTCCGCCAGGTGCGGCTCCAGCATGAACGAGTGCGCGGCTTGCCCCAGCCGGAGCCTCCGAGCCTCGATGCCTCGCGCGGCGAGCTCCGCCTCCAGGGCGTCGAGCGCCTCCAGTGAGCCGGCGATGACACAATCAGAGGGCGTGTTCAGCGCGGCCACGGACAGTCGAGGATGGAGCAGCGCCTCCACCTGGGCCACGGGCGCGAGGACCGCCGTCATCCCTCCGGGCGGGAGCTGCTCCATGATTCTTCCGCGCGCGGTGACGAGCTCCAGCGCCTCCTCCAGCGTGAAGACGCCCGCCACACACGCCGCCACGTATTCGCCGAGGGAGTGACCGAGCAGCGCCTCGGGCTGGATACCGCGAGAGAGCCACAGCTGCGCGAGCGCCCAGTCGCAGGTGAACAGCGCGGCCTGGGTCCAGAGGGGACGTGACAGCTCTCGCGCCGCGGTGTCGTAGCGCTCGGCGGAGGCGAACATCACGTCGCGCACGTCCGCGCCGAGGGGGCCTCGGAGCAGCGCGGCGCAGCGGTCGATGGCCTGCCGGAAGACGGGCTCGCCGAGCAGCTCCGCGCCCATGTTCACCCGCTGGGAGCCTGCGCCGGGGAACAGGAAGACCGCGCCACGCTTCTCCACCGGGTCGTGGCTCGTGCGTGGACGTTGTCCCTCGTCGCGCAGGCGCAGGGCCGCGTTCTTGGCGGTGCTCGCGGTGACGAAGCTCCGGTGCTCGAAGCGGTGACGCCCGACCTGGAGCGTGTGCGCGATGTCGGCGAGCGAATCCCGGGTGTGCTCCAGGTGCTCGGCCAGCTCGGTGCTCATCCGCTCCAGCGCGGCCTCGGAGCGGGCGGAGAGCAACAGCAGCTCCGTCTCCCGGGCCGAAGGTGCCGTGGGACTGACAGGGGCTTCCTCGAGCACCACGTGCACGTTGGTGCCGCCCATGCCGAACGAGCTCACGCCCGCGCGGCGAGGCCCGCTGGAGTTCCACGGACGCGCCTCGGCCACGACGTAGAAGGGACTGTCGTCGAGGCCCAGGAGCGGATTGGGCCGACGGAAGTGGACGGTGGGCGGGAGCTGGCGGTGCTCCAGTGCCAGCACGGCCTTGATGAGCCCCGCCACGCCTGCCGCCGAGTCGAGGTGGCCCAGGTTGCTCTTCACGGAGCCCAGGCCGATGGAGCCCGGCACCACGCCCTGGAAGACCTGCTTGAGGGCGGTGACCTCCACCGGGTCACCCAGCGGAGTGCCCGTGCCGTGTGCCTCGATATAGGAGATGGAGCTCGGCTCCACGCCCGCGAGCGCCAGCGCATCGCCGATGGCGGTGACCTGTCCGGAGACGGAGGGCGCGGTGAACCCCGCCTTGCCGCTGCCGTCGTTGTTGGCGGCCGAGCCGAGGATGACCGCG
It encodes:
- a CDS encoding type I polyketide synthase; protein product: MGENASAIAIIGLSLRFPGASDARSFWSNLISGVDSVTVLDAEQRAKAGHPSEEGWVAAAGIIEGADLFDARFFGYSPREAEQLDPQQRLFMECCWGALEAAGYTARARPLHVGVYGGASLSSYLLTNVLPNMERRSSDWTESVLGTHSDFLATRVAYKLNLTGPAMTVQTACSTSLTAVHLACQSLLAGECTMALAGGAAVRSPQLSAYPTQEGGISSPDGHCRAFDAQAAGTVPGNGVGVVLLKRLEDALADGDPIRAVILGSAANNDGSGKAGFTAPSVSGQVTAIGDALALAGVEPSSISYIEAHGTGTPLGDPVEVTALKQVFQGVVPGSIGLGSVKSNLGHLDSAAGVAGLIKAVLALEHRQLPPTVHFRRPNPLLGLDDSPFYVVAEARPWNSSGPRRAGVSSFGMGGTNVHVVLEEAPVSPTAPSARETELLLLSARSEAALERMSTELAEHLEHTRDSLADIAHTLQVGRHRFEHRSFVTASTAKNAALRLRDEGQRPRTSHDPVEKRGAVFLFPGAGSQRVNMGAELLGEPVFRQAIDRCAALLRGPLGADVRDVMFASAERYDTAARELSRPLWTQAALFTCDWALAQLWLSRGIQPEALLGHSLGEYVAACVAGVFTLEEALELVTARGRIMEQLPPGGMTAVLAPVAQVEALLHPRLSVAALNTPSDCVIAGSLEALDALEAELAARGIEARRLRLGQAAHSFMLEPHLADFARVVSRIKPRAPKLPIVSSLTGDWLTEREAVTVDYWCRHLRETVRFSDALHLLLSGKERAFIEVGPGTALSSLTRRHPSRSTQPVVSTLPYTSEEPTHPLASLGEAWLAGISIDWERFRADEQRRRVTLPGYSFDRERYWIEPVTAAPRAVGPREEPRPAPPRTEGSRAAPPRNDTEATLLECFRLTFHLDNIGIHDDFFSLGGDSLLALRLSARIQERLGAKLPLKAVLEASTVARLAERISGARVTPKTSPDCVVQIQTGTSAKAPLFFAHAAGGQVLFYRELARQLAPDRSVYGFSAVGLESDEPCLTTVEQMARHYVAALRIVRPRGPYLLIGASLGGTIVYEMARRLSAEGEAVPLCALLDTPPPGSFSTELADRISLLAFRAGQMFDPAAQRPEDLSVEEQFRVLQEEAERQGLAPPFATVDDARRQLNVLRANSRALSLYTPPRWEGGEVQYFRAQRPPPGFPPHPELGWLDLGAATRVDITPGDHYTMLQAPHVEVLGAKLARLLP